One region of Cloacibacillus sp. An23 genomic DNA includes:
- the pdxS gene encoding pyridoxal 5'-phosphate synthase lyase subunit PdxS, protein MTDYENRVKLNRDLARMLRGGVIMDVTTPEQARVAEEAGACAVMALERVPADIRAAGGVARMSDPKMIKEIQRAVSIPVMAKCRIGHITEARILEALDIDYIDESEVLSPADDVYHIDKRAFRVPFVCGARNLSEALRRIEEGAAMIRTKGEPGTGDVVQAVRHMRAMRAEIARVLSLREDEVFEAAKEMQVPAARLFELRELGGLPVVNFAAGGVATPADAALMMTLGAEGVFVGSGIFKSGDPAKRAAAIVKAVTNYENPEILAEISEDLGEAMVGTNADEIALLMAERGK, encoded by the coding sequence ATGACGGACTATGAAAACCGAGTGAAGCTGAACAGGGACCTCGCGCGTATGCTGCGCGGGGGCGTGATCATGGACGTGACTACGCCGGAGCAGGCGCGCGTCGCCGAAGAGGCCGGAGCCTGCGCGGTCATGGCGCTCGAGCGCGTGCCGGCGGACATACGGGCCGCGGGCGGAGTCGCGCGCATGAGCGACCCGAAGATGATAAAAGAGATACAGCGCGCCGTGTCCATCCCCGTCATGGCGAAGTGCCGCATCGGCCACATAACGGAGGCGCGCATACTCGAGGCGCTCGACATAGACTACATAGACGAGAGCGAAGTCCTGAGCCCCGCCGACGACGTTTACCACATAGACAAACGCGCCTTCCGCGTCCCGTTCGTCTGCGGCGCGCGCAATTTGTCGGAGGCGCTGCGCCGCATAGAGGAAGGAGCGGCTATGATACGCACGAAGGGCGAGCCGGGGACGGGCGACGTCGTGCAGGCTGTGCGCCACATGCGCGCGATGCGCGCGGAGATAGCGCGAGTGCTATCGCTGCGCGAGGACGAGGTATTCGAGGCGGCGAAGGAGATGCAGGTCCCGGCCGCGCGCCTTTTCGAGCTGCGCGAACTCGGCGGCCTGCCGGTAGTGAACTTCGCGGCCGGCGGCGTCGCGACTCCGGCCGACGCGGCTCTGATGATGACGCTCGGCGCGGAAGGAGTCTTCGTCGGCAGCGGAATCTTCAAATCCGGCGACCCGGCAAAGCGCGCGGCGGCGATAGTCAAGGCCGTGACGAACTACGAAAATCCGGAAATCCTCGCCGAAATATCAGAAGACCTCGGCGAAGCGATGGTGGGCACGAACGCGGACGAAATAGCTCTGCTCATGGCGGAGCGCGGAAAATGA
- the pdxT gene encoding pyridoxal 5'-phosphate synthase glutaminase subunit PdxT, translating into MSRPLTVGVLAVQGAFAEHCAALRRAGAKPREIREARSLEGLDAVILPGGESTAQGRLMREFGIFEPLRAAIAGGLPVFGTCAGMILLAKNIENDERRHLAVMDIAVRRNGYGRQLASFVARGAFAGMEDVEMVFIRAPYIASAGPNVEILAETGGRAVAAREGNMLAAAFHPEMTDDPRVLEYFLSMARG; encoded by the coding sequence ATGAGCCGTCCGCTCACTGTAGGCGTGCTCGCCGTGCAGGGGGCCTTCGCCGAGCACTGCGCGGCGCTGCGGCGCGCGGGCGCAAAGCCGCGCGAGATACGCGAAGCGCGCTCGCTCGAAGGGCTCGACGCCGTGATACTGCCAGGCGGTGAAAGCACCGCGCAGGGCCGCCTCATGCGCGAGTTCGGCATATTCGAGCCGCTGCGCGCCGCGATAGCGGGCGGCCTGCCCGTCTTCGGAACATGCGCGGGCATGATACTTCTCGCGAAAAACATAGAGAACGACGAACGGCGCCACCTCGCCGTGATGGACATAGCTGTGCGGCGCAACGGCTACGGACGGCAGCTCGCGAGCTTCGTCGCGCGCGGCGCGTTTGCCGGAATGGAAGATGTCGAGATGGTCTTCATCCGCGCGCCATATATCGCCTCGGCGGGGCCGAACGTCGAGATACTCGCCGAAACCGGCGGACGCGCCGTCGCCGCGCGCGAAGGGAACATGCTCGCCGCGGCCTTTCACCCGGAAATGACGGACGACCCGCGCGTACTCGAATATTTCCTCTCCATGGCGCGCGGATGA
- a CDS encoding pyridoxamine 5'-phosphate oxidase family protein has protein sequence MDEVYKFLKENPIFFVATEEGDQPRVRPFGVVSQFEGRLYLQTGNVKPVFKQMMANPKIELCAMGKDGKTWLRVAAEVVLDPRVEARRQMLDENPMLRSLYSEDDGIGEVLWLKNATATFSSMGGEPRVVKF, from the coding sequence ATGGACGAAGTCTACAAGTTTCTGAAGGAGAACCCGATCTTCTTCGTGGCGACGGAAGAGGGCGACCAGCCGCGCGTGAGGCCCTTCGGCGTCGTTTCGCAGTTCGAGGGCAGGCTCTACCTCCAGACCGGAAACGTCAAGCCGGTATTCAAGCAGATGATGGCGAACCCGAAGATAGAGCTCTGCGCGATGGGCAAGGACGGCAAGACGTGGCTCCGCGTAGCCGCCGAAGTCGTGCTCGACCCGAGAGTCGAGGCGCGCCGCCAGATGCTCGACGAGAACCCGATGCTGCGCAGCCTCTACTCCGAGGACGACGGGATAGGCGAAGTTCTCTGGCTCAAGAACGCGACGGCGACATTCAGCTCGATGGGCGGCGAGCCGCGCGTCGTGAAGTTCTAG
- the hcp gene encoding hydroxylamine reductase: MEKKMFCFQCEQTAGCRGCTGSMGVCGKPAETAELQDELTGELISLALAAKGAAREELSRLMLEGLFTTVTNVNFNSETVKELAERVRAERAKLGGGTPAYDVRKIWEAGEDVRSLKSLILFGLRGTAAYAYHAAVLGYRDAEVDGFFFDGLAALAKFDTMEELLPFVLKVGEINLRCMELLDRANTESFGTPQPARVTFTVEKGPFIVVTGHDLRDLKLLLEQTEGRGVNVYTHGEMLPAHGYPELRKYAHLKGNFGTAWQNQQKEFDGIPAPVLFTTNCLMPPKPSYADRVFTTEVVSYPGAAHIGEDKDFTPVIEKALELGGWAEDRKFTGINGGAETATGFGHGAVLANAAQIVEAVKSGAVRRFFLVGGCDGAKPGRSYYTEFVKKTPADTIVLTLACGKYRFNDLDLGTIGGFPRIMDMGQCNDAYGAIKVASALAEAFGCTVNDLPLTLVLSWYEQKAVCILLTLLHLGIKNILLGPSLPAFVSPNVLNFLVENYNVAPVTTPDEDLKKIMG; encoded by the coding sequence ATGGAGAAAAAAATGTTTTGTTTTCAGTGCGAGCAGACGGCTGGATGCCGCGGCTGCACGGGCAGCATGGGGGTCTGCGGAAAGCCCGCGGAGACGGCTGAGCTTCAGGACGAACTGACGGGCGAGCTTATCTCGCTCGCGCTCGCGGCGAAGGGAGCGGCGCGCGAGGAGCTGTCGCGGCTCATGCTCGAAGGGCTTTTCACGACGGTGACGAACGTGAATTTCAACAGCGAGACGGTGAAGGAGCTCGCGGAGCGTGTGCGCGCCGAACGCGCGAAGCTCGGCGGCGGGACGCCCGCCTATGACGTGCGCAAGATATGGGAGGCCGGCGAGGACGTGCGCTCGCTGAAGTCGCTGATACTCTTCGGTCTGCGCGGCACGGCGGCCTACGCCTACCACGCGGCGGTGCTCGGCTATCGCGACGCGGAGGTGGACGGATTCTTCTTCGACGGCCTCGCCGCGCTCGCGAAGTTTGACACGATGGAGGAGCTTCTGCCGTTCGTGCTGAAGGTCGGAGAAATCAACCTGCGCTGCATGGAGCTGCTCGACCGCGCGAACACCGAGAGCTTCGGCACGCCGCAGCCGGCGCGCGTGACCTTCACGGTGGAGAAGGGGCCGTTCATCGTCGTGACGGGGCACGACCTGCGCGACCTCAAGCTGCTGCTTGAACAGACTGAGGGGCGCGGCGTTAACGTCTACACTCACGGCGAGATGCTGCCCGCGCACGGCTATCCCGAGCTCAGGAAGTACGCGCACCTCAAAGGCAACTTCGGCACCGCGTGGCAGAACCAGCAGAAGGAATTCGACGGCATCCCCGCGCCGGTGCTCTTCACGACGAACTGCCTGATGCCGCCTAAGCCGTCGTACGCGGACAGAGTTTTCACGACCGAGGTCGTATCGTACCCGGGCGCCGCGCATATCGGCGAGGACAAGGATTTCACGCCGGTGATAGAAAAGGCGCTCGAGCTCGGCGGCTGGGCGGAGGATAGGAAGTTCACGGGAATCAACGGCGGTGCGGAGACGGCGACCGGCTTCGGCCACGGCGCGGTGCTCGCGAACGCGGCGCAGATAGTCGAGGCCGTCAAGAGCGGTGCGGTGCGCCGTTTCTTCCTCGTCGGCGGCTGCGACGGCGCGAAGCCGGGGCGCAGCTACTACACGGAATTCGTGAAAAAGACGCCGGCCGACACGATCGTGCTGACTCTCGCCTGCGGCAAATACCGCTTCAACGACCTCGACCTCGGCACGATAGGCGGCTTTCCGCGCATAATGGACATGGGCCAGTGCAACGACGCATACGGCGCGATAAAAGTCGCCTCGGCGCTCGCTGAGGCATTCGGCTGCACAGTCAACGACCTGCCGCTGACGCTCGTCCTCTCGTGGTACGAGCAGAAGGCCGTCTGCATTCTGCTCACGCTGCTGCACCTCGGCATAAAGAACATACTCCTCGGCCCGTCGCTCCCGGCCTTCGTCTCGCCGAACGTGCTGAACTTCCTCGTCGAGAACTACAACGTCGCGCCCGTCACAACGCCCGACGAAGATTTGAAAAAAATCATGGGCTAG
- a CDS encoding 4Fe-4S dicluster domain-containing protein, which translates to MKRRIIEIDEEKCNGCGACAEACHEGAIAMVNGKARLTRDDYCDGLGDCLPACPAGAIRFVEREAAPYDKAAAEANVAAKRAAGGKLPCGCPGTFSREIRREASEVPTPRESGVVSRLSQWPVQIKLAPLRAPYFDGAKLLVAADCTAFARADFHERFIKGRVTLAGCPKLDGVDYAEKLAEIIKNNDIKSVTVVRMEVPCCGGIEDAVKRALNASGKFLPWNVVTVAVDGEILD; encoded by the coding sequence TTGAAAAGAAGGATAATAGAGATAGACGAGGAAAAATGTAACGGCTGCGGCGCGTGCGCCGAGGCCTGCCACGAGGGCGCGATAGCTATGGTAAACGGAAAGGCGCGGCTCACGCGCGACGACTACTGCGACGGGCTGGGCGACTGCCTGCCGGCCTGCCCGGCGGGCGCGATACGCTTCGTAGAGCGCGAGGCCGCGCCCTACGACAAGGCCGCGGCGGAGGCGAACGTCGCTGCGAAGCGCGCGGCGGGCGGAAAGCTGCCGTGCGGATGCCCGGGGACGTTCTCGCGCGAGATACGGCGCGAAGCCTCTGAGGTTCCCACACCGCGCGAGAGCGGCGTAGTTTCGCGTCTTTCGCAGTGGCCGGTGCAGATAAAGCTCGCGCCGCTGCGCGCGCCCTATTTCGACGGAGCGAAGCTGCTCGTCGCGGCGGACTGCACGGCCTTCGCGCGCGCGGATTTTCACGAGAGGTTCATAAAGGGGCGCGTGACGCTCGCCGGCTGTCCGAAGCTCGACGGCGTGGACTACGCGGAGAAGCTCGCGGAGATAATCAAAAACAACGACATAAAGAGCGTTACGGTCGTGCGCATGGAGGTCCCGTGCTGCGGCGGCATAGAGGACGCCGTGAAGCGTGCTCTGAACGCGAGCGGCAAGTTTCTGCCGTGGAACGTCGTCACGGTAGCGGTCGACGGGGAGATTCTGGACTAG
- a CDS encoding Crp/Fnr family transcriptional regulator, whose product MKEYLGVIKNSRLFRDIKEDEIEAMLACLSVRTRLYAKNEFILRAGESARAIGLVLSGKVHIIKEDFLGNRNIIAEARAGDIFAESYACVPDAPLEVGAAAAEQAAVMFMDVSRVLTVCGSACAFHARLMRNLLAVLAEKNLKFSEKLTYMTQRSTRMKLLSYLSAESVRRGAREFEIPFDRQQLADYLSVDRSALSGELSKMRAEGLLDYRKNKFILAPGTHAGE is encoded by the coding sequence ATGAAAGAATATCTCGGCGTGATAAAAAATTCGCGGCTCTTCCGCGACATAAAGGAGGACGAAATCGAGGCGATGCTCGCGTGCCTCTCCGTCCGCACGCGCCTCTATGCGAAGAACGAATTCATCCTGCGCGCCGGAGAAAGCGCGCGCGCCATCGGCCTCGTCCTCTCAGGCAAGGTCCACATAATCAAGGAAGATTTCCTCGGCAACCGCAACATCATCGCCGAGGCCCGCGCGGGAGACATCTTCGCCGAAAGCTACGCCTGCGTCCCGGATGCGCCGCTCGAAGTGGGCGCCGCCGCCGCAGAACAGGCCGCGGTGATGTTCATGGACGTCAGCCGCGTCCTCACGGTCTGCGGCTCGGCCTGCGCGTTCCACGCGCGGCTCATGCGCAACCTGCTCGCCGTGCTCGCCGAGAAAAATCTGAAATTCAGCGAAAAGCTCACCTACATGACCCAGCGCTCCACGCGCATGAAACTCCTGTCGTACCTCTCCGCCGAATCCGTGCGCCGCGGCGCGCGCGAGTTCGAGATCCCCTTCGACCGCCAGCAGCTCGCCGACTACCTCTCGGTAGACCGCAGCGCGCTCTCCGGCGAGCTCTCGAAAATGCGCGCCGAAGGTCTGCTCGACTACCGCAAGAACAAATTCATCCTCGCGCCCGGAACGCACGCCGGAGAGTAA
- a CDS encoding nucleotidyltransferase domain-containing protein, which produces MSERLSPEQISARLAPVFEKHGVRKAVLFGSYAKGTATEKSDVDIFVDSGLRGLKFTGFLYDVEQAAGVRTDVLDAADITSGSAVEKEIRRTGIIIYAK; this is translated from the coding sequence ATGTCAGAAAGACTGTCTCCGGAACAAATATCGGCGCGGCTTGCGCCGGTTTTTGAAAAACACGGCGTACGCAAGGCCGTACTCTTCGGTTCTTACGCAAAAGGTACGGCTACGGAGAAGAGCGACGTAGACATATTCGTCGACAGCGGACTGCGCGGACTGAAATTCACCGGGTTCCTGTACGACGTAGAGCAGGCCGCCGGAGTAAGGACGGACGTTTTAGACGCCGCGGACATAACATCCGGCTCCGCCGTCGAAAAAGAGATACGACGTACGGGCATCATCATCTATGCGAAATAA
- a CDS encoding HepT-like ribonuclease domain-containing protein, whose product MRNKIIIEKIVRHADRILAYCRGVSYEKFSADAMLSDACVFNLGQIGELANQLDDDFTRSHQEIPWRSLYGLRNRIVHDYDGVNMNLIWTIIAEDLKPLRDNLSKIPE is encoded by the coding sequence ATGCGAAATAAAATAATCATAGAGAAAATAGTCCGTCATGCGGACAGAATACTGGCTTACTGCCGCGGCGTAAGTTACGAAAAATTCTCGGCAGACGCCATGCTCAGTGACGCGTGCGTTTTCAACCTCGGACAGATAGGCGAGCTGGCGAACCAGCTTGACGATGATTTTACCCGTTCGCACCAGGAAATACCGTGGCGCAGCCTTTACGGCCTGCGCAACCGCATCGTCCACGACTACGACGGAGTCAACATGAACCTGATATGGACGATAATCGCCGAAGACCTGAAGCCGCTGCGCGACAACCTCAGTAAAATTCCTGAATAA
- a CDS encoding HD domain-containing protein, which yields MYSTEKTEEWFSVYVDSFRVDGALENMQELKRKHSWRVCGIACAIAESLEWNEPRDRWLAHAIGLLHDTARFEQYRDYKTFADAASFDHGDRGAEILAREFDWEDVEDGDREKLLAAVRFHNKIEIPPKTPLAQYRWCALARDADKIDVFRMVQSRIDNGTIYDMLPRHKKVTGLSPALVEEVRATGRGSYKNARSLQDYRLIQLTWGLDLNFPVSAATLREEGIFARIAEDLEKYEIKDLTGEIIKKIYNM from the coding sequence ATGTATTCGACCGAAAAGACAGAGGAATGGTTCAGCGTGTACGTCGACTCCTTCCGCGTGGACGGCGCGCTCGAAAATATGCAAGAGCTGAAAAGAAAGCACAGTTGGCGCGTCTGCGGAATCGCCTGCGCGATAGCCGAGTCGCTCGAATGGAACGAGCCGCGCGACAGATGGCTCGCCCACGCGATAGGGCTGCTGCACGACACGGCGCGCTTCGAACAGTACCGCGACTACAAGACATTCGCGGACGCCGCGAGCTTCGACCACGGCGACCGCGGCGCGGAAATTTTGGCACGTGAGTTCGACTGGGAGGACGTGGAGGACGGCGACAGGGAAAAGCTGCTCGCGGCGGTGCGCTTCCACAACAAGATAGAAATACCGCCGAAAACACCGCTGGCGCAGTACCGCTGGTGCGCGCTCGCGCGCGACGCCGACAAGATAGACGTGTTCCGCATGGTACAGAGCCGCATAGACAACGGCACGATATACGACATGCTGCCGCGCCACAAAAAAGTCACGGGCCTCTCCCCCGCGCTCGTGGAAGAAGTCCGCGCCACGGGCCGCGGCTCCTACAAAAACGCGCGCTCGCTCCAGGACTACCGCCTGATCCAGCTCACGTGGGGCCTCGACCTCAACTTCCCCGTCTCCGCAGCGACGCTGCGCGAAGAGGGAATTTTCGCGCGCATCGCCGAGGATTTAGAGAAATACGAAATAAAAGACCTGACGGGCGAAATAATCAAGAAAATATACAATATGTAA
- a CDS encoding SLC13 family permease has protein sequence MSFLFPAFERLKERKLYMSTAAIFTIVLLCVAMVAFITEFIPVNLTIMLTAVILVFAGIVSPQEAISGFASPTIIMIVAMMVVGGALFESGVCDKVARFAMKYAKTEREMIMAMYLITGAISSVMSDTASMCVLIPLIIGMCNTYAKELSASRLIFASFLGSLAGGRLTLIGDSSVFLKIAEYIESVGGTFGMFEVTKIGLPLFILNAVWLWFWGYKIIPDRPLSASGASLTRSFNENTPKWKQVGSVAVLLLVVVGIIFSKQLGLTPYICAVIGAVAVACLGVYKRGEIYTAMDWNIVVMMGGCVPLASALSNTGAADMMAQALVAVIGGSTNPYVICSVIFIVSTIMTQFMSNVVMITLFAPIAISLANEIQANPVTMLIVLCMGGIMSLLTPISCGMANLAYTYGGFKFTDFFKVNISLTLITTVVTIILIPLIWAF, from the coding sequence CTGTCATTCCTTTTTCCGGCCTTTGAAAGACTAAAGGAAAGGAAGTTATATATGAGCACTGCGGCAATTTTTACCATTGTTCTGTTATGCGTCGCCATGGTTGCGTTTATAACCGAATTCATACCTGTCAATCTTACCATTATGCTGACGGCGGTCATTCTTGTCTTTGCCGGAATCGTGTCTCCTCAGGAGGCGATTTCAGGTTTTGCGAGTCCGACTATTATCATGATCGTCGCTATGATGGTTGTCGGAGGCGCGCTGTTTGAATCAGGAGTGTGTGATAAGGTCGCACGTTTCGCCATGAAATACGCGAAGACGGAACGTGAAATGATAATGGCTATGTATCTTATTACGGGCGCTATTTCGTCTGTTATGAGCGATACTGCGAGCATGTGCGTTCTTATCCCTTTAATCATAGGTATGTGCAACACTTACGCAAAAGAATTAAGCGCTTCGCGTCTTATTTTTGCTTCGTTTCTCGGCAGTTTGGCGGGCGGGCGTTTAACTCTGATCGGCGATTCGTCTGTGTTTCTGAAAATCGCGGAATATATAGAAAGCGTCGGCGGAACATTCGGCATGTTCGAGGTTACGAAAATAGGACTTCCTCTCTTCATTCTAAACGCGGTCTGGCTCTGGTTCTGGGGATATAAGATAATTCCAGACCGTCCGTTGAGCGCCAGCGGAGCGTCGCTGACACGCTCCTTTAACGAAAATACGCCGAAATGGAAGCAGGTCGGTTCAGTCGCCGTTTTGCTTCTTGTAGTCGTTGGGATTATTTTCTCAAAACAGCTTGGTCTGACGCCGTATATATGCGCGGTTATCGGAGCCGTAGCGGTAGCCTGCCTCGGAGTTTATAAGCGCGGGGAAATTTACACAGCGATGGACTGGAACATAGTTGTAATGATGGGAGGCTGTGTGCCTCTTGCCAGCGCGCTTTCCAATACGGGGGCGGCGGATATGATGGCGCAAGCATTAGTCGCTGTCATAGGCGGTTCCACAAATCCCTATGTGATATGCAGCGTTATTTTCATCGTATCGACCATTATGACCCAATTCATGAGCAACGTCGTAATGATAACTCTTTTTGCTCCTATCGCAATATCGCTGGCGAACGAAATACAGGCAAACCCGGTGACGATGCTCATCGTGCTCTGCATGGGAGGAATTATGTCTCTGCTTACTCCGATTTCGTGCGGCATGGCGAACCTTGCCTACACGTACGGCGGTTTCAAGTTTACTGACTTCTTTAAGGTCAACATCAGCCTGACGCTGATAACGACCGTAGTGACGATAATACTTATCCCGCTCATCTGGGCGTTTTGA
- a CDS encoding aldehyde dehydrogenase family protein: MYINGKCVEGAGEKLDVTCPATGGLLETISTASTEQADEALEAAQAAFPSWSRLSLNERIGWMMKLKDACLAEKDVIIDLMAKEGGKSYKEAGNDFNAFISYFGYYAEEAKRVYGTDIPEYGGRRGNFHVVLKRPVGVVVGHLAWNMPVSNVGLKMCPSMASGCTCVLKPSTETPLASLKIGELCEKIGLPAGVVNIVTGRASVIGNHLSRSKIPAMVAVIGSSSVGVEVMKNASTSVKRFSMELGGNAPCIIMPDCDLEETAKFVADRKVRISGQGCANINRIFVHESIHDVFVEKLLGYVKKVQVGWSGDMPNAMGPMINVKTRDRMIHLVEEAQKEGAKLLYGGNIPELPDELKNGAFFVPAVLDGVTDEMSITQQEIFGPIYSVLTFKDLDEVVERANKTDLGLTGYLFTHDSRVIGRCIEDVEVGELQVNQPGAGPNMPHIGIKQSGLGCDRGKWSLEEYYDIRRISIQP; this comes from the coding sequence ATGTATATAAACGGAAAATGCGTTGAAGGAGCGGGCGAGAAACTCGACGTGACATGCCCGGCCACTGGAGGGCTGCTCGAAACGATATCGACCGCGTCCACGGAACAGGCCGACGAAGCGCTCGAAGCGGCGCAGGCCGCGTTCCCGTCGTGGTCGCGCCTCAGCCTCAACGAGCGCATAGGATGGATGATGAAGCTGAAAGATGCCTGCCTCGCCGAAAAAGACGTGATAATAGACCTTATGGCGAAAGAGGGCGGCAAATCCTACAAAGAGGCCGGGAACGACTTCAACGCCTTCATCAGCTACTTTGGATATTACGCGGAAGAGGCTAAGCGCGTCTACGGCACGGACATCCCGGAATACGGCGGACGCCGCGGCAATTTCCACGTAGTCCTGAAACGCCCCGTCGGCGTGGTCGTCGGACATCTCGCGTGGAACATGCCGGTCAGCAACGTCGGCCTGAAAATGTGTCCGTCGATGGCCTCCGGATGCACCTGCGTCCTCAAGCCGAGCACGGAGACTCCGCTCGCGAGCCTCAAAATCGGCGAACTCTGCGAAAAGATCGGCCTGCCCGCAGGAGTCGTCAACATCGTCACCGGACGCGCGAGCGTCATCGGCAACCATCTGAGCCGGAGCAAAATCCCCGCGATGGTGGCGGTCATCGGTTCGTCGTCCGTCGGCGTGGAAGTCATGAAGAACGCCTCGACCTCCGTCAAGCGCTTCTCCATGGAACTCGGCGGCAACGCCCCGTGCATAATCATGCCGGACTGCGATCTGGAAGAAACGGCGAAATTCGTCGCCGACCGCAAAGTTCGCATCAGCGGACAGGGCTGCGCGAACATCAACCGCATATTCGTTCACGAATCCATACACGACGTATTTGTCGAAAAACTTCTCGGCTACGTCAAAAAGGTGCAGGTAGGCTGGAGCGGCGACATGCCGAACGCGATGGGGCCGATGATCAACGTCAAGACGAGAGACAGAATGATCCATCTCGTCGAAGAGGCGCAGAAAGAAGGAGCGAAGCTCCTTTACGGCGGAAACATCCCCGAACTGCCCGACGAGCTGAAAAACGGGGCATTCTTCGTTCCCGCCGTGCTCGACGGCGTGACAGACGAAATGTCCATAACCCAGCAGGAAATATTCGGCCCGATCTATTCGGTGCTGACGTTCAAAGATCTGGACGAAGTAGTCGAACGGGCGAACAAGACCGACCTCGGACTGACGGGCTACCTTTTCACTCACGATTCGCGCGTCATCGGCAGATGCATCGAAGACGTGGAAGTCGGCGAGCTTCAGGTCAATCAGCCGGGCGCCGGGCCGAACATGCCGCACATAGGCATCAAGCAGAGCGGACTCGGCTGCGACCGAGGCAAATGGTCACTCGAAGAATATTACGACATCCGCAGGATTTCGATTCAGCCTTAA
- a CDS encoding iron-containing alcohol dehydrogenase, giving the protein MFNANPGHFHNQGRLNCGVGLAATIGEEIKKRGGKKVLVVTEEVLVKLGVLDVVFESLKNAELEYSVFDKIEADPSAHLMDAIGGQGIKDGANCVLGVGGGSSLDSAKAASILIANPGTHILDYKGDYTGVNRYKNAPVPCFAIPTTAGTGSESSWNIAINDTDNVKKVRAQSPFYVPVFSVLDAKMIATVPASVAAGCGIDAFTHCFEAYISTNGSWAFSDFMALEGMRLISSNIRQYVANPGNQTAAQAMLIGSTLGGMCLSQAALGIVHGLAKPLSAHFHISHGTANALMLPHVVKYTWRGNPAKFAKVAEIMGVDTRDMNEVQAAKAACEAIREMCADIGLPCNLKDAGVDPEAFEQMAKDCIQGKPFFVNPCKGTLKDLIAIYKNAY; this is encoded by the coding sequence ATGTTTAACGCAAATCCGGGACACTTCCACAACCAGGGTCGTCTGAACTGCGGCGTAGGGCTCGCCGCCACGATAGGCGAAGAGATAAAGAAACGCGGCGGAAAGAAAGTATTGGTAGTAACCGAAGAGGTCCTTGTAAAACTCGGCGTGCTCGACGTAGTGTTCGAGTCGCTCAAGAACGCGGAACTCGAATATTCCGTCTTCGATAAAATCGAGGCCGACCCCTCGGCCCACCTGATGGACGCCATAGGAGGACAGGGGATAAAAGACGGGGCTAACTGCGTCCTCGGCGTCGGCGGCGGCAGTTCTCTCGATTCCGCGAAAGCAGCCTCCATCCTCATCGCCAACCCCGGAACTCACATTCTCGATTACAAAGGCGACTACACCGGAGTCAACAGATACAAAAACGCGCCGGTTCCGTGCTTCGCAATCCCGACCACGGCGGGGACGGGAAGCGAATCGAGCTGGAACATCGCCATCAACGATACTGACAACGTCAAAAAAGTCCGCGCGCAGAGCCCCTTCTACGTCCCGGTATTCTCCGTGCTTGACGCGAAAATGATAGCGACCGTCCCCGCCTCCGTCGCGGCAGGCTGCGGGATAGACGCTTTCACCCACTGCTTCGAGGCCTACATATCGACGAACGGCTCGTGGGCTTTCAGCGACTTTATGGCGCTCGAAGGAATGCGGCTGATTTCGTCGAACATACGCCAGTACGTAGCGAACCCCGGAAATCAGACGGCGGCGCAGGCCATGCTGATCGGCTCGACGCTCGGAGGGATGTGCCTTTCGCAGGCGGCCCTCGGCATTGTACACGGACTCGCGAAACCGCTGAGCGCGCACTTCCACATCTCGCACGGGACGGCGAACGCCCTGATGCTGCCGCACGTCGTCAAATACACGTGGCGCGGAAATCCCGCGAAATTCGCCAAAGTCGCTGAAATAATGGGAGTCGACACAAGAGACATGAACGAAGTCCAGGCCGCGAAAGCCGCGTGCGAGGCCATCCGAGAGATGTGCGCCGACATAGGGCTTCCCTGCAACCTGAAAGACGCGGGCGTCGATCCGGAAGCCTTCGAGCAGATGGCGAAGGACTGCATACAGGGCAAACCGTTCTTCGTCAACCCGTGCAAAGGCACGCTCAAGGACCTTATCGCGATTTACAAAAACGCCTATTAA